TGGAAAGTGCGTTAACACGGGGATTGGGCAACAACATGAGGTCGGGCTGTTCTGCGGAGTTGTTCGGGGGGTGTAAAGTTACGAGCGGACAGGACACACCTCTAGAGGGAGTTCCCGAGGAGCTGGAAACAAGGAGCGGATCTGATCACTTCTGCAGAAAGTGCTTTCACATGGAGTGAACGGTGGCACATTTCTGCCTGCGTCCGTGCGTCTTTTCACGAGTCGCCGAGCCAGAAAAACCTAAATGCCTGTGATGGGCAACTCTTTACGCGCGGCCGCCCTTCTGGCTTTCGTGGTTATTTCTGTTTTGGTGTCACTTTTGATAAGCAGCGTGCAGCAGTTTGGAGCTAAAATCGCACACTTTCCCAATGCAACTGCTGGTGGTGATGAGGAGGAGTTTGCATCGCTCCACAGGGCGTTGATTTACCAAGTCAACGAAAGGCGCAAGGAGATTATTCCATTACTTTTATCTCATGATAAAGAAAAAGGACTGTCAGCGGAATCTCGATATTCTTCCCAACTATACCAGtcattcaaatcaaatgtgGATTATAGTTTGTGGAACGAGATTACAGATGGCTCCAGAAAGGCGCATATGGATGAAATGGGCTGCGAGTCTTTGGTGGACGTGCGGGCGGTGGACATCCTGGGATCTGGATACACCAAGCTGGTCCTGAAAGTGGTTTTACCCGGAGATCAGCCCGTGGCGTTAAAGCTCGTCAACGACCAGGGGACCGACATGGAAAAGTGTGTGGAGGATTTTAAAGACCCCCACGGCTGCCACGAGCTTGTGtcttacaagttgaaaaaagaaattgtcCTGTTGCAGAGGCTGCAGCATCCAAACATCATACGGGTAAAAtgttctctctcgctcttccttTTGTGCACTCTTATAAAAACAATTATAGtaatttttgaagttttgataCCATAGAAATGTCACTGCAATAGACTGCATACAGACTGTACTAATATCCCATAGCAGTGTTAGGGATGTTGTAGTGcataggaaattaaaaaaacaaagtctAAACTCACTCCTGTGTACCACAGACAGATTATAATGGGAATACTATTGTAATATTGCAGTGATTTTTGCATTGAGGCATGTATGTAAACCCACTAATCCTTACACGCATGAAAACTGGATGAAAAGCCTCATTGCCTCTGCAGGACCTTCCCATGTAATTAAATCAAACTCATTGAACCTCTTGTGACCTTGGGGTCTGGTTTGGCAGAGGAGACAATGTGCCTCTGTCCTGACTACTATCCCTGTAGCatctgaacccccccccccagcccttATTCAATCAATCCATTACAGCCCAATTTAGACAGTTACTTTGAACTAAAAGGATAGGTTTGTTTCTCACAACCGTCAGCCTATAGTCATGCCGCAGCCGTGTGTCCGACTGCTTAATTGGTCGATTCCAGAAGTGTACAGAGCATATTCACTGTAGACTAATGTGATTTTACAAGTCTCAGCTGCAAAAAGCTGGCTTGGCAGAACATCATGTCCTTTCAATTTACCCCTACACCAAGAACTTTTAGGTATTTAGCCTGTTGTCTCCCTCAGTTAGTTAGGCCTCTGAGTTACAGATAGTGCTGTACAGAGTTTTCCCACCCTGAATCAACTAATACCATCATGATCTTTGATATCACTGTCCTTGTCATCAAATCCTCAGATGTTACAGCCTCACAAGCACCATTAGTATTTTACTGTTAGGACTGGGCGAACATCACCATAATCTAATAATAAGATTTTATGATATggctcacatatgcaaaatcacattttaaataGTGAAATGAATCTCATCCCATGTTAGGTGTGatttcaaataaaattcaaataaaattcaaataatattcaaataatattccttataTACCTCAATATAATATACCTCATTTTGTccgtttttaaataaaatgtgcttgttatcatcaatttagacagcagaattgtgtcatgatatcccaaaatcaccatgtcatcacaatatgattccactgaaagacgataaacgattgaattgaattgttatTAAATTATCGCCCTATTCTCTACCCTCTCCACAGCTCAGAGGTCACTGTATGGGAgatgcagcaggaggaggaggaggaggaagagtgacgGTCATCCTGGAGCAGGGGAATCCTCTCCAGATGATCCAGCTGCTCCAAAGCCCCTGGGAGGACAGATTCAGGGTGAGGACCTTAGCTGCTACTCTCTCTCAGCTGTCGATATGCATGTCTGTCTTCTATCCCAGGCTGTCagtctccctcacacacacacacacacacacacacacacacacacacacacagaagaagagatgatACTAGAAGGTTTAAGTTAAAGATGAGGGCAGAGGACATTTGAAACTCCCTGAGGTCTGACATCTGTCCCTCAGCGTATTTGATCAGAGCGTGGTTGGAATGGAGATGGATCCCAGAGTTAATCCACTGCAGGCTAGGAATGTCATCCCATCCCTccttaacacagacacacacacacacacacacacagcttagccCAACCCCCATCACAGGTATGCCCCCAGTGGGAGTCAACAGTGGGTGGGACAGTCCTGATTTACACTCCAGGGATCCAAgtgagcgtttgtgtgtgtgtgtgtgtgtgtgtgtgtgtgtttgagagagagagaatgggagcgAGGGAATGATAGCGTCAAAAACTGGCAGaagctgcatgtgtttgttttaggaGTAGAAAATGTAACGGCAGTCTGCAAGTATCATTTTGAAATGTGCGGAGCTTATTTTGCCACATCATCCGAATAGCAGTTCATAATATCTGTTCCAAGCTGCTCGGCCCCTTGCAGCTACGCTGCATCTGCGCAGGCTACAGTAATCCGAGGGTGTTTGGTTTCACCCACCCCTGTTTTTACAGTGCTTCGATCCCACCGAGTGACGTTCGAGAGACTCGGAGCATTACCTAATACTCCAGCTATGTTTGTAGTGTGACCGGATCATTTCATGCTCTGTCAGTGCACAGCTAATgcctttattttgtttctgGGCACTCATCTGGAACAGTGgccttctgttttttcttctattttacTTTGGGATATAAAGAATACTGTAAAAACCAAGTCAGAAAATGGCTTACTATTGTGACTGGTAAAATGTCTTTAAAGCATACAACACAGTGTTTTTGGAAGAATGGAGGTTTttatatttgacttttttttaactatATTATGAAACTTAATTACATAGCCATTCCACGTCACACACCATGCTTCCCTAATTGCTTTTTAATTTAGTTGTTTATGAAGTAGGGAAATAAAGCTGTTTTAAGGTGAAAACTAAAAAACTATGAGCtaaaaaactaagaaaaacagccttgtttttagcttcacaacaatacatttttcagtttatccaatgggttttgaaagggtttaatAAGCCCAAGGGTTTGAGAACTTTCTCATCCCATAGAGGAACCATGTcatccttcaatttaagttaaaacatgaaaatcaccttAAATACctttacaaggttttcacccgacagcggcGATATGTTACCCCTTGACTCAGTTGCCGTGCAATACATCAGCCAAACTGGTCTTGAACAAATATTTTCAGTATTCTGACAAGGTGTTGGGACGTCTGATCTCACCCCAGGTGTGTCTGGACCTGGTCAGGCTGCTCCACTTCCTGTCCCGCTCCCCGCTGGGCTCTGTGGCCCtgctggacttccagccgcggCAGTTTGTCACGGTGTCGGGCGAGCTGAAGCTAACAGACCTGGACGACGCCAGCATGGAGGAGCCGGCCTGCCAGGCAGACGCAGACTGCACACTCCAGTTCCCCCACAGAAACTTCACCCTGCCCTGCTCGGCCCGCGGAGTGTGCGAGGGGCTGAACGAGAAGAGGAATATTTACAACGCCTACAGGTAAAAAAGTGATGGTTTTGccagatgatggatggatggatcagtGGATACATGGATAATTGCTTGATTATACGTCCAGCTGACACCTAAAGTGTTATATTCATAAAGCTGGAGATTGATGGTTTGATGGATGAGGTATGATGAATGAATTGGTAGcttcagtggaaaaaaagggGTCTTTTCCCTTTCTTGTATTTTAAAGGCACTTTCAGACATCTGACAGGTTTATGGACTGTTTGCTTTAACACCGGAGTGAGACAAGTCATGTTCTGCGGGGACTATGTGATGGggcttgcctgtctgtctctccgtctgtctgaaTGAGTTGTTTTTCCCTGGCCCCAGGTATTTTTTCACCTACCTGCTGCCTCACCAGGCCCCGCCTGGCCTCACACACCTGGTAGACCACATCATGAACTCCACAGGTGAGACGTCCTGACACGACAGGACTTAACTATTCAACATCAGAAAGCAAATCATCCCATTATTGTAGTCGTGTAATGACATGCCTCCGTCTAAGTGCTTCATTAAGTGAGCGGTACAAGATGCCGCATGACATGTACAATGTAATGAATACCCATTGTTATCTGCTAAGATCACACATGACAGGGACTTAGATAAGAgagcagggaaggagagatacaCTGAAATGGATAGTGTTGCAAAGCAAATCATCCACATTGGTTGGGTTTGATGCTGTTTGTGGTTAAATGGACCCATACCAGATTTAATGCATTACTgatcttctgtgtgtgtgtgtgtgtgtgtgtgtgtgtccaggggaGCTGAGAGCTGACATCAATCAGACGCTGGAGGCCTTTGAACgcgtcctcctcctctacaaGTCTGGCCTGCACCTGGACAACCTGCCTCCATCAATAATCAGAGGTAAGAGCCGGTGGAATGAAGGCCTCTCTTTATAAAGCAGAGTGAgaccttttcttctctttttcttgaaGAGGGGGCAGCTGAGAATACTCTCCTTTTCTTGTCCTTGGAACGCAGACAGCCTACACcgctgttttcattttgtttcttaaaaaaaaaagaaaggggagaTCTTTCTCCCTTTCAGTCTGTTTTGACAGGTTTATTAGGCAGCTGGAAAGAGAGGACAAGCCCGACGAGCGGGGATTAAACCTCCGTGTCTCCGGCCCAGAAAGCACAGACAGTGTTCATAGTAAAAATACAGTACTGGGTTTGATAAAAAGATAGTGTGTTATTCCTAAGATCAGAAATAGTGGATAATTATATAAAGTTATCCATTCTATTTCGCTTCTCTTGCTATTCAGGTTAGTCGTATTCGAGATTAATTGCTTTTAATAAACCCTTTGTTCCACTTTCCACTTTATCTCatctaaagcagtgaaagtccTTTACTATTCTTCTCTTCGgctcgcctctcctcctcctcctccaccgccgccGCCCCCCCTCCAGCCCCTCATTCCTCTCAGCTCTATGAAATATTAATAACAGAATGACTGGCTCGGTTCCTGCCGTGAGATTTTCCATCCCCCCAGATGCTGGACTGTTTGTATAGCAGCGCTTTGTGAATTTAATCACAGATTCGGGGGTAAAGCGCCTGGCAGTGTGAGGGAATGTTTTAACAAGGAGGTGCGATGAGTCGAGCCGCAGCCGCACTCTTGTATGTGACAAGTCTtgcaaaaatgcatttttattatttcactATAATGTGGCTTTAGTTTAAGCCgaggtatttttttttgggggggggaggagaggctATAAAAGTTTTGAGTGTTCTTAGTTCACTAGAATCATGATCTATTTTTACCACTGCTATCTGGAATTACATTGCAGAGAGATTGTGTTTACTGTCAAAAACAGATCTCCCCTCTCcatggtttagtttagtttagtttagtttagtttagtttagtttagtttagtttagtttagtttagtttagtttaattaactgcacatttaaatgataaaacacagaaagaagagagaaaaaatacaaatgtctCCCAGTAatgttgaaataaaaaacaagggCTCATTAAAATGTCTCTCCTCAAGAGAAAAACAGTCAGTGGtatgtaaagggaaaaaaaacattataataGTCCtgatgcaaaaaacaaaataataatcacagtgtgtgtgtgtgtgtgtgtgtgttctaaaaaagaaagagagaaggagggagagagagagtgtgtttgtgttcattagAAAGGTCCCAAGTCTTTATTTGAAATTGTTGACAGATGTAGATTAACTGGTATTACTTTTCCGTAGCCGAGATCCTCTGCTATTTAATGAAGGGAAAAACAAGTAATCCAGAATCAGAGAAAGTGCAGGTTGTTAGAGCTGTAAGTATGAATTTATTTGTGTGAATTGAAAAAGTGTGAATTCAGTTAAAAGTGAACTTTGCAGGCCAAGGGAAGAGATTCTGGTTGATGTATGCATTTATAagtaaaaatacatatttgatATATATTAATTTGGAAGACAGGATGTTTCTCCTCCTTTGTCTTTCACATAAATCCGTCTCCTCAACAGCTGAAGCCTGCCGCCCTTCAGCTCAAACCAGCGGGCCTCATTTTCTCCCCCGAGAACGATCCTCTAAACACTCTGCTGCTTGTTTCCAGAAGACAGATACTCGTGTCTCTTTTCTCTTAACaataccccccccacacacacacacacacacacacacacacacacacataccaggcCGGGCCATTTAGGACGCTTAACAGTTACGGAGTTTGTAACAGGCTGCCTCCTCAatactgactcactgactgggCTTTTGTCCTGCGCTGCGTGTGTGAGTggaaagtgagagtgtgtgtgtgtgtgtgtgtgtgtgtgtgtgtgcacacaggcatatgtgtgtatgattCTCTCTCATGACTCCTGCTAATGTGCAGCAGATGAGTTAAGGCCAGATCCACAAGCCGTCTGACTGAAAGAATTATAATGACGAATGTAACAGAAAATGTTGGGAGGAAGGTGTAGTTCAAAGATTTTCGGTCAACAATTTGTGAGAGGAGAGCTGTGTCTGGTATTGTTTCTGTGTTGCTGAGCTTCATATGCACTCCTAtagtaccttttttttttcttttaacttctTTATAGATGGAACGATGTCGGTTTATATGCCTTGTACCTTTAAATCTGTCAATCATAACCATAGTAAGAATCCTTTCATGCCAGTAGGGGCTCAGTTTTAGCCTGACGCAGCATCTTCACTTCAATATATTCTCTTTGTTGTATTCTTATCTGTATTCTATTGTTTGGCTGCTGCATTGACTCAAGTTTCCCCCCACAGGGAtcgttaaagtttcatcttctcTCCAGGAAGCACTTCAAAGTCTTCCAGCAGCCTCACATACTGAAGtgtcatctcttcttcttcttcttcttcttgtcttcttGTGCGTGTTTAGACTACACAGTGATGCGAGGCATGGGGACCTCCGGGGACGTGGAGTACCGATGCTGGCCGTCCTACAGCCACCGGGGCTGCGTGCTGTCGGTGCACGGCGCCCGAGAGGCGGCGCTCATCTGTAACTCCCACTCCCAGTGCACCAGCTTCAGCCTCAGCGGACAGAAGACCTGGACGGGTTAGTGAAACGGATTCAGGATTTACCAAAGAATTCCTCCTCACTCGTCTCCGCAAATTCTTCCCTCCCTTCGCTAATCCCCACGAGACATTTTCACTTCCCTCTTGCACATCTCCTCTCATACTCAAATTACACATGGATCCTCATTATTTTATAAGATGCTGGGTCTTGTCTTTCCAGCTCCTGCTACataatgtggactacattatGTGGCAGGAGGAGGAATGAAATACTCACAGAAAATAGGTTTTATGCTAAAATAGTGTAGATTTTCTATGATAAGCATATATAAATCAGTTCCAGGCACATAAAAAAACCTGTTAAGAAATATCAGTGCCCAGAGATAAAGTTTGAAAACTGCTTTGTCAGAGTATTCAAAAACAGATCAAACAAAATGTGCAGTAGTGGATTCCTGACACCTTAAGCTAGTGCTGAtgtttcctctctcactctctctctctctctgtgctgaaaGGCCTGTTACGTGCTCCTGTTGAGTGCTGAGTGAACATATTCCCGTTTAATCCCCTGACTTTTAGCATTCAAATGCATGCAGCTATCAAGGACATCAAGTCAGAGCAAGTTGCTTTATTagtgtttttaaatgtctttttttttttatcctcatcTGTTTTTTCCCTGGTGTGCAGGTCGCCTCCTGGCCTCTTTCAGAAGCAGTTTCAGCCATCTGGTGCCCGACGGGACATCAGAGGTGTATTTGAGGAAAGCCAAACCTCCCGAAACGGCTACGGTGTGATGTGAGGCACAAACGGGGGGCCGTCCTATTTCAGTCCGGCTGCGGTTGGGATAACACACACAGCCGCTGCGTTAAGATGAGAGCTGCGTTCCCCTCATGACGTTGTTCTGGAGGAACGTACCGAACACAGTCGGTCTGTGGGTTTGCAGCAGGAGCGCTGAGGCTGCGCTGAGGAGGAGGCGTTTGAAGTGAAGCAAGTGAATGTGATGTATTTATAGGGCTTCTGCTCGGTTACTGTTTGATCTGCCTGCCAGCTCGCTGCCTCTGCCAACATCTATTTAAAGGGATTTCCCTTCAGGTACAAttaagggtgggggggggggggtcttgtCCCCTCTAAATTTTTTTCCAGCTTGTCTTTATTTGCCATGTGTGTTGGGTTTTGTTGTGAGGCCCAGGTCCCTGTAGTAGGATTTTAAGCCAAAGAAGTAATAAGAACAACCGCCACAGCTCACTGTTTGAAGCCCGAGGacgagaaaagaaaacaagctcTTATACAAATACACTTTGATGTTAATGCGCTGAGGTTGTGGCTGTTTTTACATGGTTCCCTGGCTTAGCTGCGTTGTGGGATGAGTTGGCAACAAGCATGTAAGCATTTACACAGCAACAATGAGCAAAGATGATTAAAACCATTCCATACCAGTTTGTTTCTAAATACTATTTCACATTTAGTTgatactgttgttgtttttttcagaagtATTTTatatgatgaaatgaaatgtaattgttCTTACATTGATTGTGCATCATAGTTTTTGTACACCTTGTGGGTGAAGCTCttattttcaatgaaaaattatccacttcagtgattttgttATACTTCATTTGTTGTCAtgtgtttttatgatttttaattgcataaaatgtattatttctacTTTGTTGCTCTCTTGGTGATTTTTATTAAGCATAATTTGACCAGCCTGTTCATTTCTCATTAGCACCTTTATATGAAGGGTCATCTTTGAATGCTGCTAACCCCCAACAACCGCATCATTCACactcttcatgtgtgtgtgtgtgtgtgtgtccgtgggGGTGGGGGAACTTGCATGCATATGCTGgcttggttttgtgtgtgtttaagtccTTGTGTGCTCGCGTGCCTCCTCATCTCCAATCTGTAGTCCATCTGAATGGGTGAGACTCCAAACCTACGGTGCTCCGCAGAGTTTACACAATACCAGAGGAATGCATTCAAATGCCCTCTCACGCTGGGCTCATTATGAGCCTTAATTAATACATGTAAATAAGCTTACTTACCGGCCCTTTCACATGGTGAGAGAGGGGCATTACTGTAAGACAATGGCAGTCATCAGGACAATCAGAGCTAAATCTCCAGTTTGCACACGAATGGGCTCACCATCTGTGCCGGccgggagggagcagagaggttGAGATAAGGGCAGGACTGAGTCCAGGCCTGCAGGGACTGGAGGGTTTGTAAACTCAGGGCTTGTAGCATCAAAATTCACAGAAAGAACAGCCATCAACCTTCAAATGATCGTTTAAATGTCCCAACATTTCAccagagaaacaaaacataataaaaaaacttTAATACATTATGCAATAGAAAAACAAGGCTCCCCAGAACAGACAGTccagatacactaccagtcaaaagtttcaacacatgcatttttctttatttttactatttttcacattttagaataatagtaaagactatcaaaactatgaaataacataatggaattatgcagtgacccaaaaaatgtgttaaacaaatcaaaactatctcatacagtattttagattctttaaagtagccgccctttgccttgatggaaaggcaaagtcTTTGGAAAGAACTTCATACAtaaggcatcaacttcactatttatatttgtcaaaaaaaaactaatttcaaccatttaagcataagcctttagatcaaaatggcttaaaGATAATTAAacacatagtacattcaatcaggtgtgtccaaacttttgactggtagtgtatctgtGAGCCAGAAATCAAACCTCCAGCCACACCACTACCACTTAACTCCCACTGACTTGAAGGGGCACGTCCCATCTACAAATTACACTTTTATGGCGGGGACACCGGGGAGGCCTCGGGGTCCTCTTTGCCCCATGTTGGCCCCTTGTTGTCTGGACAGAGCGGGCTGATTAGAGCCTGATTATGGAGATAACAGCCTGAGTCTGATTAGATAAGAGCAAACCAACTGACCGGACAAACACAGCAGGACTGACCTGAACGACTGGATGCATGCGAGGGAGAGAATCCCCCGACGGACAACAGAGTGTGTGCTTTATCTGAGCTACAGCACACTGCAGTAAACAGGCATCAAACCTGACCAAAGAAACTCCTATCAACTACTGATAGGCAGAAAACCTGAACAAAGAAGCTACAATCAACGTCTGATTTGTTATATTGTTTTTTCGGTTCCCCAGTGAACAGATGCAGGAAAGGATTCGGTGCTCATATCACAAGAATTTGGAAAAGAAACAAGTAGGCCTAGTTGCTTGTTGCTTTTCCAACAGTTGAGTAGTTGATAAATGGCTGGCAGTGTGTATGCAGCCtcaaaaactcaaactcaaacctGCTCATGGGCAAGTAACAATTTCAACAAGGTCACACTTCAGCTGCTGTGAATTCAacaataaaatactaaaataagCTCAAGCGCTTGTAAAGTGAAGGTCTCACAACTTTTTGAAGCAGTTTCTTTACAAATAAGTAGCCTACTTCACATTGAGAGTACAGTACACGGTCAGTATTCAATTTCTCAGGTTTCTCCCAGTGACAAGAGTTAATTTATTTAAACGTACAGCTGTGGTTCTCCTTCCTCCATGTCAGCCCCGAGGAGAAAATGTCTGGCGTCTGCCTGGTTTGCTTTGGCACTGGGTTTGACGTGGCTAATGGATGACCTGGCTTTGTACGAAGCTTGCACATGTTGTTCTACGCACAAATGTTTTGAAACGCATTATTCAGCGTCTTGAAGCCTTAATGGTGATAGTTTCATCGGCTTCTCCAGTTGAATGTGCTTCATATTCACAGGATAATAATGCTCTTTTGTTCATATTAGGGTTTGTTGGAGACCTCGGGGTTGTCGAACCAGCATGTATTCTGCGGCTGTTTCTTCACTGCATATTTTTGTATCCTCAGTTGAGTCTGAAAGcgttccctctcttcccctgccTTTGTTTATTTAGCTGGAAATATGTACGAGAGTTGTGAAGGTTGAGTCATTCCAGGCGTTTCAAAtggtcgtttttttttttttatgaaagaCACTTTTTGTTTAGGGATGTTTTCATCTTTGCATCGTagcaaaaaaaactaaaatgtatAATATGCCCTTGCTTTCTATGTTCATGTTCGGTACAGTGCCGCTCTGTTTTGAGAGCTTGTAATTGACAAGATGGTGTTTTAAAAAGGGttcaggggatgagaggaggaggggaaagattGTTTCTATACTAGGCTCTGTACCCctcactttctgtttttttagtttCCAGTTTCACCCGACTAGTTTCCGTCGGTTTTATTCATGACCTCCATCTGGAAATAATATATGTTCATGAAAACAAGCCATCAGCAATTTTCGGGGAgagttgtgtgtatatgtatgagtgcatatgtgtgtgtgtctatatgtgtgtgcaggggACTTTGTTGGCCCCTCTGTGGGGCTCAGGCTTCAGTGTAACAGTGTTAGTACAGTGAGTAAGACATGCATGACTAAGCTGGGCTTGAACCAAAGCCTCCGTCGTCTTCTCTTAAAATCTCGGTGCACTGCGCTTGTGGCCTGGCTCTGGTCTTTgatacaaatgcaaaaagttagTCATCAAATGTTAGAAAACCACCACTGCTGGGAAAAATGACGTGTCAGGtctttggtaaaaaaaaataaaaaatgagcgACCTTGGCGGAGACCGAAAGTATGCATTAACTCAATGAAAGCCTGCATAGTTCTGTAGGAAAGAAGATCTGGGTCGTGTTTGAGTTGCTCACAGGAGTGCATGCGGTGTGTGACGGGGAGATAGAGCAGATATTCAGTCCACTTAGGGCTCGCAGAACACTTGTGCGCTTGTCTGCGGGCTTTGGCTGCAGCACACAGGAGAGCAGCCGGTCACACCTGAGAGCCTCTGAAGAGCAGCCAGACATTTAGCCGCTCCGTCCCCGGCACACAGGCTTCTAAGTTTGCAGATCGCTGTCTGTACGTCTGACTTGTCTAACTGactatttgtctgtctgcctgtccgtcTGGAGCCGATACAATCCTCTGGAGAGCCATAATGACTTTAGCAGGCCCTGaaggagagactgtgtgtgtgtgagagagagagagagagagagggagagggagagcaagagagtgagaggttttCATTTCTCCCTGTCTGCTTTGGGAGGTGTGGCTGGATCATGTTTTTAAAAGCCCTGAAGTTAACCCCAGTCAAAAGGTTTATGCCTACCACTAAAGCCACAGAGGCATCTTGAAAGGCGTAATAGCTCAGCGCTGTATCCAGTGACATCTCCATGGATACACTGAACGGTGTTTTGCTCTACAGTATGCCTCAGAACGGAGcgttgaaataaataaaatacatgtaa
The nucleotide sequence above comes from Centroberyx gerrardi isolate f3 chromosome 17, fCenGer3.hap1.cur.20231027, whole genome shotgun sequence. Encoded proteins:
- the pkdccb gene encoding extracellular tyrosine-protein kinase PKDCC, which codes for MPVMGNSLRAAALLAFVVISVLVSLLISSVQQFGAKIAHFPNATAGGDEEEFASLHRALIYQVNERRKEIIPLLLSHDKEKGLSAESRYSSQLYQSFKSNVDYSLWNEITDGSRKAHMDEMGCESLVDVRAVDILGSGYTKLVLKVVLPGDQPVALKLVNDQGTDMEKCVEDFKDPHGCHELVSYKLKKEIVLLQRLQHPNIIRLRGHCMGDAAGGGGGGRVTVILEQGNPLQMIQLLQSPWEDRFRVCLDLVRLLHFLSRSPLGSVALLDFQPRQFVTVSGELKLTDLDDASMEEPACQADADCTLQFPHRNFTLPCSARGVCEGLNEKRNIYNAYRYFFTYLLPHQAPPGLTHLVDHIMNSTGELRADINQTLEAFERVLLLYKSGLHLDNLPPSIIRDYTVMRGMGTSGDVEYRCWPSYSHRGCVLSVHGAREAALICNSHSQCTSFSLSGQKTWTGRLLASFRSSFSHLVPDGTSEVYLRKAKPPETATV